In the Theobroma cacao cultivar B97-61/B2 chromosome 1, Criollo_cocoa_genome_V2, whole genome shotgun sequence genome, one interval contains:
- the LOC18613355 gene encoding ARM REPEAT PROTEIN INTERACTING WITH ABF2 — translation MDHLKKPQTRRSLKRKLEQDLEEGKADRCKVPVVESRLTHQDLLHEVRLYVGLLNSTLSFSKADRAAAKRATHFLSELAKNEDIVNLIVECDAVPALVKHLQTPPPLREGDAMPLEHEVEKGSAFALGLLAVKPEHQQLIVDAGALPYLLNLLKRHRDGCNSRAVNGVIRKAADAITNLAHENAGIKTLIRIEGGIPPLVELLEHHDVKVQRAAAGALRTLAFKNDENKNQIVECNALPTLILMLCSEDVSIHYEAVGVIGNLVHSSPGIKKQVLLAGALQPVIGLLSSSCLESQREAALLIGQFAAADSDCKVHIVQRGAIPPLIEMLQSSDVQLQEMSAFALGRLAQDTHNQAGIVQNGGLVPLLRLLDSKNGPLQHNSAFALYGLADNEDNVVDLIRTGGAQKLQEGEFIVQPTKDCVAKTLKRLEEKIHGRVLNHLLYLMRLADKAVQRRVALALAHLCVPDDRQYIFVDNNGLELLLGLLESTSFKQQQDGSAALYKLATKGNPLSSADAAPPSPTPQVYLGEQYVNNPTLSDITFLVEGKRFYAHRICLLASSDTFRAMFDGGYRERDAKDVEIPNIRWHVFELMMRYIYTGSVNVEIDIAQDLLRAADQYLLDGLKHLCEYAISQDISVENVTLMYELAEAFNAMTLREACILFILEQFERLSTKPWYSRLIQRMVPDIRNYFIKALAKTVQIDATQL, via the exons ATGGATCACCTGAAGAAGCCCCAAACACGAAGAAGCTTGAAGCGGAAGTTGGAGCAAGATCTTGAAGAAGGCAAAGCAGATCGCTGCAAGGTACCGGTCGTCGAATCTCGCCTTACTCACCAAGATCTCCTTCACGAGGTTCGCCTTTACGTCGGTCTTCTCAACTCCACTCTCTCCTTTTCAAAAGCCGATCGCGCCGCCGCCAAACGCGCCACTCACTTCCTCTCCGAACTCGCCAAGAACG AGGATATTGTGAATTTGATTGTGGAGTGCGACGCGGTCCCTGCACTGGTAAAGCATCTTCAAACGCCACCACCGTTGAGAGAAGGCGACGCGATGCCATTAGAGCATGAAGTGGAGAAAGGAAGTGCGTTTGCGCTTGGACTACTCGCCGTCAAG CCAGAGCATCAACAACTCATAGTTGACGCTGGGGCCCTGCCCTATCTCCTGAATCTACTAAAAAGGCATAGGGATGGTTGTAATTCTCGAGCAGTCAATGGAGTTATAAGGAAAGCTGCTGATGCTATAACAAATCTTGCTCATGAAAATGCCGGCATTAAAACCCTCATCAG GATTGAGGGTGGAATCCCACCGCTTGTTGAGTTGCTTGAGCATCATGATGTAAAGGTGCAGAGGGCAGCTGCTGGGGCCTTAAGGACCCTAGCATTTAAGAATGatgagaataaaaatcag ATTGTTGAATGCAATGCTCTACCCACCCTCATACTAATGCTGTGCTCTGAGGATGTTTCCATTCATTATGAAGCG GTTGGCGTGATTGGGAACCTTGTCCACTCCTCTCCAGGTATAAAGAAACAAGTTCTTCTTGCTGGAGCACTGCAGCCTGTTATTGGATTACTAAG TTCTAGCTGTCTGGAGAGCCAAAGGGAAGCGGCTTTACTAATAGGTCAATTTGCTGCTGCTGATTCTGATTGCAAG GTACATATTGTCCAAAGAGGAGCTATTCCTCCTTTAATTGAAATGCTTCAGTCTTCAGATGTGCAACTCCAGGAAATGTCTGCATTTGCACTTGGACGTTTGGCCCAG gACACACACAATCAAGCTGGAATTGTGCAAAATGGTGGATTAGTGCCCTTGCTTAGGCTTCTTGATTCAAAAAATGGACCTCTGCAACATAATTCTGCATTTGCTCTATATGGTCTTGCCGATAATGAG GATAATGTTGTAGATCTTATCAGGACTGGAGGTGCTCAGAAACTCCAGGAAGGGGAGTTTATTGTCCAG CCGACTAAAGATTGTGTGGCAAAGACATTGAAGAGGTTGGAGGAGAAGATTCACGGACGA GTACTGAATCACCTATTATACCTGATGCGTTTAGCAGACAAGGCTGTTCAAAGACGAGTTGCTCTGGCTCTTGCTCATCTTTGTGTCCCTGATGATCGGcaatatatttttgttgacaataatg GACTGGAGCTGTTACTGGGCCTTCTTGAGTCTACAAGTTTCAAACAACAGCAAGATGGTTCAGCAGCCTTGTATAAGTTGGCCACTAAGGGCAATCCACTCTCATCTGCAGATGCAGCTCCACCATCACCAACTCCACAG GTGTACTTGGGTGAGCAGTATGTAAATAATCCTACATTATCTGATATTACTTTCTTGGTTGAAG GTAAACGATTCTATGCTCACAGAATTTGTCTTCTTGCTTCTTCGGATACATTCCGTGCAATGTTTGATGGTGGTTACCGG GAGAGGGATGCCAAAGATGTGGAGATTCCAAATATCAGATGGCATGTTTTTGAGTTGATGATGAG GTATATATACACAGGATCAGTGAATGTGGAGATTGATATTGCTCAAGATCTTCTTAGAGCTGCTGATCAGTATCTTCTTGATGGCCTTAAGCATCTTTGCGAGTATGCTATATCCCAG GATATTTCTGTGGAGAACGTTACGCTGATGTATGAATTAGCAGAGGCCTTTAATGCCATGACACTGCGGGAAGCATGCATACTTTTCATATTAGAGCAATTTGAAAGATTGAGTACCAAGCCGTG GTATTCTCGTTTGATTCAACGCATGGTTCCAGATATACGGAATTACTTTATTAAAGCACTTGCGAAGACTGTTCAAATTGACGCAACACAACTATAA
- the LOC18613356 gene encoding DAR GTPase 3, chloroplastic produces MTVQLSGLWLSSPKIPIHFIQCPASPSLDPKLSRTTALSATASLSSPPPTIRIVGGKTPMWRDNENVDGAVEDEADWVEMDADLCYWTRALRPVQWYPGHIAKTEKKLKEQLKLMDVVIEVRDARIPLSTTHPQMDLWLGNRRRILVLNREDMISTADRNAWAMYFSKQGTKVVFSNGQLGMGTMKLGRLAKSLASGVNVKRRAKGLLPRPVRAGIVGYPNVGKSSLINRLLKRRMCPAAPRPGVTRELKWVRFGKDLELLDSPGILPMRISDQAAAIKLAICDDIGERSYDVADVAVILVQMLAKLPTVGMKALQNRYKVDVDGQCGKIFIEKVALRLFNGDIQQAAFRVLSDFRKGKFGWVALERPPR; encoded by the exons ATGACCGTACAGCTATCAGGACTGTGGTTGTCCTCTCCCAAAATCCCTATTCACTTTATTCAATGCCCAGCTTCTCCAAGCCTAGACCCCAAACTTTCTCGAACAACAGCTCTCTCAGCCACCGCTTCTCTCTCCTCGCCCCCTCCCACCATCCGG ATTGTCGGTGGGAAAACTCCGATGTGGCGTGACAATGAGAATGTCGATGGCGCGGTTGAAGATGAAGCTGATTGGGTTGAAATGGATGCTGATCTTTGCTACTGGACCAGGGCACTGCGTCCAGTCCAG TGGTATCCTGGTCATATtgcaaaaacagaaaaaaaactaaaagagCAACTCAAGTTGATGGATGTTGTTATAGAAGTACGAGATGCTAGAATTCCATTGTCTACTACTCATCCCCAG ATGGATTTATGGCTTGGTAATCGAAGGAGGATTTTAGTTTTAAACAGAGAAGACATGATATCTACTGCAGATAGGAATGCTTGGGCAATGTATTTCTCAAAGCAGGGGACGAAGGTTGTCTTTTCCAATGGGCAACTTGGAATG GGGACTATGAAGCTAGGTCGGTTGGCAAAGTCATTAGCATCAGGTGTAAACGTTAAACGCAGAGCCAAAGGACTCCTTCCTCGTCCG GTTCGAGCTGGAATAGTTGGGTATCCAAATGTTGGGAAATCATCTTTGATCAACCGTTTGCTGAAACGAAGAATGTGTCCAGCAGCTCCTAGACCTGGAGTTACAAGAGAACTGAA GTGGGTTCGGTTTGGGAAAGATCTTGAGTTGCTGGACTCTCCTGGAATACTCCCAATGCGAATCAGTGATCAAGCAGCTGCAATAAAGCTTGCCATCTGTGATGACATTGGAGAGAGGTCATATGACGTTGCTGATGTTGCAGTCATTCTTGTGCAGATGTTAGCAAAGCTTCCAACAGTAG GGATGAAAGCTCTTCAAAACCGCTACAAGGTGGATGTGGATGGTCAGTGCGGAAAAAT ATTTATTGAGAAGGTAGCCCTTCGCTTGTTCAATGGGGATATCCAGCAAGCAGCATTCCGCGTCTTGTCTGATTTTCGAAAAGGGAAGTTTGGTTGGGTTGCACTGGAGAGACCTCCCAGATAA
- the LOC18613357 gene encoding cyclin-U3-1 isoform X1: MFRLAMGTLAIDMEGVDADIYLALGLKELGKRAIGTPRILSLLSSLLEKSVQKNEMQSETVDIKDSVAIFHGLRAPSISIQQYIDRIFKYAGCSPSCFVVAYIYVDRFVQQTDVHLTSLNVHRLLITSVMVAAKFIDDAFFNNAYYARVGGISTAELNRLEMKFLFSLDFRLQVSVNTFQRYCSQLQKESSEGHQIERPIRACGIKESWSSKSDTQCAPTIAR, encoded by the exons ATG TTCAGGCTAGCTATGGGAACTCTTGCAATTGATATGGAGGGTGTAGACGCAGATATATACCTTGCTTTGGGACTCAAAGAATTGGGTAAAAGAGCTATTGGAACTCCACGGATTTtatcacttctttcttcacttctTGAGAAATCTGTCCAGAAAAATGAGATGCAATCAGAGACAGTAGACATTAAAGATAGTGTTGCAATCTTTCATGGGTTAAGAGCTCCCAGTATAAGCATCCAGCAGTATATTGATCGCATCTTCAAGTATGCTGGCTGCAGCCCTTCGTGCTTTGTTGTTGCATACATTTATGTGGATAGATTTGTTCAACAAACTGATGTGCATTTGACTTCCCTTAATGTTCATCGGCTCCTTATAACAAGTGTTATGGTAGCAGCAAAATTTATTGATGATGC GTTTTTCAACAATGCCTATTATGCCAGAGTGGGAGGGATAAGCACAGCCGAGTTGAACAGGTTGgagatgaaatttttgtttaGTCTAGATTTCAGACTTCAAGTAAGTGTCAACACATTTCAAAGATACTGTTCTCAGCTGCAAAAGGAATCTTCGGAAGGGCATCAAATTGAAAGGCCTATCCGAGCCTGTGGAATTAAAGAGAGTTGGTCAAGCAAAAGTGATACGCAATGCGCTCCTACAATTGCGAGATGA
- the LOC18613357 gene encoding cyclin-U3-1 isoform X2, which produces MGTLAIDMEGVDADIYLALGLKELGKRAIGTPRILSLLSSLLEKSVQKNEMQSETVDIKDSVAIFHGLRAPSISIQQYIDRIFKYAGCSPSCFVVAYIYVDRFVQQTDVHLTSLNVHRLLITSVMVAAKFIDDAFFNNAYYARVGGISTAELNRLEMKFLFSLDFRLQVSVNTFQRYCSQLQKESSEGHQIERPIRACGIKESWSSKSDTQCAPTIAR; this is translated from the exons ATGGGAACTCTTGCAATTGATATGGAGGGTGTAGACGCAGATATATACCTTGCTTTGGGACTCAAAGAATTGGGTAAAAGAGCTATTGGAACTCCACGGATTTtatcacttctttcttcacttctTGAGAAATCTGTCCAGAAAAATGAGATGCAATCAGAGACAGTAGACATTAAAGATAGTGTTGCAATCTTTCATGGGTTAAGAGCTCCCAGTATAAGCATCCAGCAGTATATTGATCGCATCTTCAAGTATGCTGGCTGCAGCCCTTCGTGCTTTGTTGTTGCATACATTTATGTGGATAGATTTGTTCAACAAACTGATGTGCATTTGACTTCCCTTAATGTTCATCGGCTCCTTATAACAAGTGTTATGGTAGCAGCAAAATTTATTGATGATGC GTTTTTCAACAATGCCTATTATGCCAGAGTGGGAGGGATAAGCACAGCCGAGTTGAACAGGTTGgagatgaaatttttgtttaGTCTAGATTTCAGACTTCAAGTAAGTGTCAACACATTTCAAAGATACTGTTCTCAGCTGCAAAAGGAATCTTCGGAAGGGCATCAAATTGAAAGGCCTATCCGAGCCTGTGGAATTAAAGAGAGTTGGTCAAGCAAAAGTGATACGCAATGCGCTCCTACAATTGCGAGATGA
- the LOC18613358 gene encoding RAN GTPase-activating protein 1, with amino-acid sequence MESGSQALQHRLLSVKLWPPSYSTRLMLVERMTKNLTTPSIFSRKYGLLSSEEAEEDAKKIEELAFATADQHYKKEPDGDGSSAVQIYAKESSRLMLEVIKRGPTVKDGELADKNTALHETVFDISGGRRAFIDAEEAEDLLKPLRQPGNSYTKICFSNRSFGLDAANVAAPILSSIKDQLTEVDLSDFIAGRPESEALEVMNIFSSVLEGCHLRYLNLSNNALGEKGVRAFGALLKSQNNLEELYLMNDGISEEAARAVSELIPSTEKLKVLQFHNNMTGDEGAIAISEILKRSCALEDFRCSSTRVGADGGVALAEALKTCTHLKKLDLRDNMFGVEAGVALSEALSLFANLTEVYLSFLNLEDEGAEALANALKESAPSLEVLEMAGNDITAKGAASLAACIASKQFLTKLNLAENELKDEGAILIAKAIGEGHGQLNEVDMSSNAIRRAGARLLAQVVVKKPGFKLLNINGNFISDDGIDEVKESFKSWPDMLGPLDENDPEGEDDEDDEEENAENESELESKLKDLKIEREE; translated from the coding sequence ATGGAATCTGGATCACAAGCTTTACAACACCGCTTGCTGTCAGTGAAATTGTGGCCACCTAGTTATAGTACAAGGCTAATGCTTGTAGAGCGGATGACCAAGAATCTTACAACTCCATCCATTTTCTCTCGAAAGTATGGCCTACTAAGTAGTGAAGAGGCTGAGGAGGATGCCAAGAAAATAGAAGAGTTAGCTTTTGCAACTGCAGATCAACACTACAAGAAGGAGCCTGATGGTGATGGAAGTTCTGCAGTGCAAATATATGCAAAAGAATCCAGTAGACTGATGCTGGAAGTTATTAAAAGAGGCCCTACGGTAAAGGATGGAGAGTTAGCAGATAAAAATACTGCTCTCCATGAAACTGTCTTTGATATATCTGGAGGTCGGCGGGCATTTATTGATGCAGAGGAGGCCGAGGACCTTTTGAAACCACTTAGACAGCCAGGAAATTCCTATACTAAGATATGCTTTAGCAACAGAAGTTTTGGCTTGGATGCAGCAAATGTTGCTGCACCCATCTTATCATCCATTAAAGATCAATTGACAGAGGTAGACCTTTCAGATTTTATTGCTGGAAGGCCAGAATCAGAAGCTCTCGAAGTCatgaatattttttcttcaGTCCTGGAAGGTTGTCACTTGAGGTACCTGAACCTTTCGAACAATGCCTTGGGTGAAAAGGGTGTCCGAGCTTTTGGGGCACTCTTGAAGTCACAGAATAATTTGGAGGAACTTTATTTGATGAATGATGGTATCTCAGAAGAAGCTGCTCGAGCAGTTTCTGAGCTAATTCCTTCTACTGAGAAGCTGAAAGTTCTTCAGTTTCACAATAACATGACAGGGGATGAAGGTGCAATTGCTATCTCTGAGATTTTGAAGCGCTCCTGTGCATTGGAGGATTTCCGGTGTTCTTCTACAAGAGTTGGCGCAGATGGTGGTGTGGCTCTAGCTGAAGCACTAAAGACATGTACCCATTTAAAGAAGCTTGATCTGCGTGACAACATGTTTGGTGTGGAAGCTGGAGTTGCTTTGAGCGAAGCTCTCTCCCTGTTTGCGAATCTTACTGAGGTTTACCTCAGTTTTTTGAACCTGGAGGATGAGGGGGCAGAAGCACTCGCCAATGCTCTGAAAGAGAGTGCACCTTCTCTTGAAGTTCTGGAAATGGCTGGAAATGACATTACAGCCAAAGGTGCTGCTTCTTTAGCAGCCTGTATTGCATCAAAACAATTCCTCACAAAATTAAACTTGGCAGAGAATGAACTCAAGGATGAAGGTGCTATTTTGATTGCTAAGGCAATAGGAGAGGGTCATGGTCAGTTGAATGAAGTTGATATGAGCTCAAATGCCATAAGGAGAGCCGGGGCAAGGCTTTTGGCTCAGGTTGTTGTGAAAAAACCTGGATTTAAGttgctgaatatcaatggaaATTTCATTTCTGATGATGGGATAGATGAGGTGAAGGAATCATTTAAAAGTTGGCCTGATATGCTTGGTCCTTTGGATGAGAATGATCCAGAAGGAGAAGATGATGAGGATGATGAAGAGGAGAATGCAGAAAATGAGAGTGAACTGGAATCCAAGCTTAAGGATCTCAAGATCGAGCGAGAAGAATAG
- the LOC18613359 gene encoding chloroplast stem-loop binding protein of 41 kDa a, chloroplastic isoform X1 has product MAALASSSSSLLFSSPPSKLPSPSLYPLPRLSLSTSSFLSSSLSISPSFFAYPTSSRRYSPSSFTVKASGGEKKKVLIVNTNSGGHAVIGFYFAKELLGSGHEVTILTVGDEGSDKMKKPPFNRFSEIVSAGGKTVWGDPADVGKVVAGATFDVVLDNNGKDLDTVRPVVDWAKSSGVDQFLYISSAGIYKPTDEPPHVEGDVVKADAGHVGVEKYIAEIFSSWAIFRPQYMIGSGNNKDCEEWFFDRIVRKRPVPIPGSGMQLTNIAHVRDLSSMLTLAVEKPEAASSNIFNCVSDRAVTLDGMARLCAEAAGLPVDIVHYDPKAVGIDAKKAFPFRNMHFYSEPRAAKDILGWNGTTNLPEDLKERFEGYVKIGRDKEPMQFELDDKILESLKVAVAV; this is encoded by the exons ATGGCTGCTCTCGCTTCCTCATCCTCGTCTCTGCTCTTCTCCTCTCCTCCTTCCAAGCTTCCTTCACCTTCTCTCTATCCTCTTCCTCGCTTGTCTCTTTCCActtcctcttttctctcttcttctctttccatATCTCCTTCCTTCTTTGCCTACCCCACGAGCTCTAGGAGATACTCTCCCTCTTCCTTCACTGTCAAGGCCAGTGGtggagagaagaagaaggtCCTGATAGTTAATACAAACAGTGGTGGGCATGCGGTAATTGGTTTCTACTTTGCAAAAGAGCTATTGGGTTCTGGCCATGAGGTCACCATCTTGACCGTCGGAGATGAGGGCTCAGATAAAATGAAGAAGCCCCCATTCAACAGATTCTCT GAAATTGTGAGTGCTGGAGGGAAAACGGTGTGGGGAGACCCGGCAGATGTTGGGAAGGTTGTTGCAGGAGCAACATTTGATGTGGTGTTAGATAACAATGGCAAGGACTTGGACACCGTAAG GCCTGTGGTAGATTGGGCCAAAAGCTCTGGGGTGGATCAATTCTTGTACATCAGCAGTGCTGGAATCTATAAGCCTACCGACGAGCCTCCTCATGTTGAAGGG GATGTTGTTAAAGCTGATGCTGGTCATGTTGGAGTCGAGAAATACATAGCCGAAATTTTTAGTAGTTGGGCTATATTCCGGCCACAATACATGATTGGATCCGGAAACAACAAAGACTGTGAGGAGTGGTTCTTTGATC GAATCGTCCGGAAGAGACCAGTGCCAATCCCTGGCTCAGGGATGCAACTTACAAACATCGCCCATGTTAGGGACTTGTCCTCTATGCTTACTCTGGCTGTTGAGAAACCAGAAGCTGCATCTTCTAATATCTTCAACTGTGTCAGCGACCGAGCGGTGACTCTGGATGGAATGGCCAGATTATGTGCTGAAGCTGCTGGCTTACCAGTTGACATTGTTCATTATGATCCAAAAGCTGTTGGAATTGATGCAAAGAAAGCTTTTCCTTTCCGTAATATG CACTTTTATTCAGAGCCAAGAGCAGCAAAGGACATATTGGGGTGGAATGGCACCACAAACCTTCCAGAAGACTTGAAGGAGCGATTCGAGGGGTATGTAAAGATAGGGCGAGACAAGGAACCTATGCAGTTCGAGCTTGATGATAAGATACTAGAGTCCCTTAAAGTTGCAGTAGCTGTTTGA
- the LOC18613359 gene encoding chloroplast stem-loop binding protein of 41 kDa a, chloroplastic isoform X2 produces the protein MAALASSSSSLLFSSPPSKLPSPSLYPLPRLSLSTSSFLSSSLSISPSFFAYPTSSRRYSPSSFTVKASGGEKKKVLIVNTNSGGHAVIGFYFAKELLGSGHEVTILTVGDEGSDKMKKPPFNRFSEIVSAGGKTVWGDPADVGKVVAGATFDVVLDNNGKDLDTVRPVVDWAKSSGVDQFLYISSAGIYKPTDEPPHVEGDVVKADAGHVGVEKYIAEIFSSWAIFRPQYMIGSGNNKDCEEWFFDLPIPGSGMQLTNIAHVRDLSSMLTLAVEKPEAASSNIFNCVSDRAVTLDGMARLCAEAAGLPVDIVHYDPKAVGIDAKKAFPFRNMHFYSEPRAAKDILGWNGTTNLPEDLKERFEGYVKIGRDKEPMQFELDDKILESLKVAVAV, from the exons ATGGCTGCTCTCGCTTCCTCATCCTCGTCTCTGCTCTTCTCCTCTCCTCCTTCCAAGCTTCCTTCACCTTCTCTCTATCCTCTTCCTCGCTTGTCTCTTTCCActtcctcttttctctcttcttctctttccatATCTCCTTCCTTCTTTGCCTACCCCACGAGCTCTAGGAGATACTCTCCCTCTTCCTTCACTGTCAAGGCCAGTGGtggagagaagaagaaggtCCTGATAGTTAATACAAACAGTGGTGGGCATGCGGTAATTGGTTTCTACTTTGCAAAAGAGCTATTGGGTTCTGGCCATGAGGTCACCATCTTGACCGTCGGAGATGAGGGCTCAGATAAAATGAAGAAGCCCCCATTCAACAGATTCTCT GAAATTGTGAGTGCTGGAGGGAAAACGGTGTGGGGAGACCCGGCAGATGTTGGGAAGGTTGTTGCAGGAGCAACATTTGATGTGGTGTTAGATAACAATGGCAAGGACTTGGACACCGTAAG GCCTGTGGTAGATTGGGCCAAAAGCTCTGGGGTGGATCAATTCTTGTACATCAGCAGTGCTGGAATCTATAAGCCTACCGACGAGCCTCCTCATGTTGAAGGG GATGTTGTTAAAGCTGATGCTGGTCATGTTGGAGTCGAGAAATACATAGCCGAAATTTTTAGTAGTTGGGCTATATTCCGGCCACAATACATGATTGGATCCGGAAACAACAAAGACTGTGAGGAGTGGTTCTTTGATC TGCCAATCCCTGGCTCAGGGATGCAACTTACAAACATCGCCCATGTTAGGGACTTGTCCTCTATGCTTACTCTGGCTGTTGAGAAACCAGAAGCTGCATCTTCTAATATCTTCAACTGTGTCAGCGACCGAGCGGTGACTCTGGATGGAATGGCCAGATTATGTGCTGAAGCTGCTGGCTTACCAGTTGACATTGTTCATTATGATCCAAAAGCTGTTGGAATTGATGCAAAGAAAGCTTTTCCTTTCCGTAATATG CACTTTTATTCAGAGCCAAGAGCAGCAAAGGACATATTGGGGTGGAATGGCACCACAAACCTTCCAGAAGACTTGAAGGAGCGATTCGAGGGGTATGTAAAGATAGGGCGAGACAAGGAACCTATGCAGTTCGAGCTTGATGATAAGATACTAGAGTCCCTTAAAGTTGCAGTAGCTGTTTGA
- the LOC18613360 gene encoding uncharacterized protein LOC18613360 produces MAASVDTPSPPHLTKEPTSSMASSSPLFSPASDKGFWSTLRNRVDALIDDRNAKFSTVQNIDPSLPTQINSGKSNKAKRLKEDSLLLLRGFDSISQTLSQLSNNLDNALQGARELAKPPTLTDIFHSNLKNSEAKEEDPKQKPKEEDRKIGVKRKFDSSELSDDNKGDDSQKENEQSPKDKKMIKKAKNLAISMATKAASLARELKSIKSDLCFVQERCGLLEEENRRLRDGFGKGIRPEEDDLVRLQLEALLAEKSRLANENANLVRENQCLHQLVEYHQMTSQDLSASYEEVIRGMCLDFSSPIAEEEEIDGDCDDADKRVTRTPPRDIFGLSTSLDDYFDEEQQ; encoded by the exons ATGGCTGCTTCAGTTGACACTCCATCTCCACCTCATCTCACCAAG GAGCCCACAAGCTCGATGGCTTCTTCATCTCCTCTCTTCAGTCCAGCTTCAGACAAGGGTTTTTGGAGCACCCTTCGTAACCGGGTCGATGCTCTCATCGATGATCGGAATGCCAAGTTCTCTACCGTCCAAAATATTGATCCGTCTTTGCCTACACAGATT AATTCAGGAAAATCCAACAAAGCTAAGCGACTGAAGGAGGATTCATTGCTTTTGCTAAGAGGGTTTGATTCCATCTCACAAACTCTCTCTCAGCTATCTAACAATCTCGACAATGCTCTTCAG GGAGCTAGAGAGCTAGCTAAACCTCCCACATTGACCGATATATTTCATAGTAACCTGAAGAATTCAGAGGCCAAAGAGGAAGAtccaaaacaaaaaccaaaggaaGAAGACAGGAAGATAGGTGTGAAGAGGAAATTTGATTCCAGTGAATTGTCAGATGATAACAAAGGAGATGATTCGCAAAAAGAGAACGAGCAAAGCCCCAAAGACAAGAAGATGATAAAGAAAGCCAAAAAT CTTGCAATTTCCATGGCGACCAAAGCCGCTTCACTTGCAAGAGAGTTGAAGTCCATAAAATCTGATTTATGTTTTGTGCAAGAGCGTTGCGGTTTGCTTGAGGAAGAGAACAGAAGGCTTCGAGATGGATTTGGTAAGGGGATCCGACCCGAGGAAGATGATCTG GTGAGGCTTCAACTGGAAGCACTGCTTGCAGAGAAATCCAGACTAGCCAATGAAAATGCAAATCTGGTAAGGGAAAATCAGTGCCTTCACCAGCTTGTAGAGTACCATCAAATGACCTCCCAAGATCTCTCTGCATCGTATGAGGAAGTAATAAGAGGAATGTGCTTAGACTTTTCGTCTCCTATAGCAGAAGAAGAGGAAATCGATGGAGATTGTGACGATGCTGACAAGCGAGTTACACGAACACCTCCAAGGGATATCTTCGGCTTATCCACGTCTCTTGACGACTACTTCGATGAAGAGCAGCAATAG
- the LOC18613361 gene encoding uncharacterized protein LOC18613361, with product MGRRPLAQKLQRKATTSKPDIADPSGGVEKQPDSSNPSSEKELQFEKTNPQLETIEPQTKSADLSSVTKAKKHIAGTKLRRSGRLYSAGTPQDKDIDRIIEEMTLTESEKDEEPLNFEGGKLPEPTLTNKSLEEKVDYLLQQFEEQQKTIEELKLKVTIDSSPTGSPRAADTRYRNLYFGSQKKIEALTDENRQLSLKLEHALGKLEAYENGARVFSEGLDKLKDMILVTNLAKATERAVNLSSQAFTSVDAGAEAKTGAKRKRVLAGK from the exons ATGGGTAGGAGGCCACTTGCTCAAAAGCTTCAAAGAAAGGCTACCACG TCTAAGCCTGACATTGCGGACCCTTCTGGGGGAGTGGAAAAGCAACCTGATAGCTCCAATCCTTCATCAGAGAAAGAATTGCAATTCGAGAAAACGAATCCTCAATTGGAGACGATAGAACCACAGACGAAATCTGCTGATTTATCTTCAGTAACAAAGGCAAAGAAACACATTGCTGGTACTAAGCTTAGGAGATCTGGACGTCTTTATAGTGCAGGTACTCCTCAAGACAAGGATATTGATCGTATAATTGAAGAGATGACTCTGACTGAAAGTGAGAAGGATGAGGAGCCATTGAATTTTGAGGGGGGGAAACTACCAGAGCCAACCTTGACAAATAAGAGCttagaagaaaaagttgatTATCTTTTACAACAATTTGAAGAACAACAAAAGACCATAgaagaattaaaattgaag GTTACAATAGATTCTTCCCCAACTGGAAGCCCTAGGGCAGCAGATACCAGATACAGAAACTTGTATTTTGGTTCCCAAAAGAAG ATTGAAGCCCTGACAGATGAAAATCGCCAGCTTTCTCTCAAGTTGGAGCATGCTCTTGGCAAACTTGAAGCA TACGAGAATGGGGCCCGTGTATTTTCTGAAGGACTTGATAAACTGAAGGATATGATCTTGGTCACAAATCTGGCAAAAGCAACTGAAAGAGCAGTGAATTTATCTTCTCAAGCCTTTACTTCAGTGGATGCTGGTGCTGAGGCAAAAACTGGTGCTAAAAGAAAGAGAGTCCTTGCTGGTAAATAA